TGGAGATAACGATGTCACCAATGTGTAAATCAGGATGGACAGCGCCTGCCACACCAGTAAAGATCACCTGACTCACCTGAAATTCTTGAATGAGGATTTGTGTGCAGACAGCAGCATTCACTTTACCTACACCCGACTTGCAGAGCACTACTTTCTTCCCCTGATATTCACCTATATGATAAGTTATACCCGCTTTTGTTACGGTTACTTTATTTCGCATGTCTTCTAAATACAGAGCAATCTCTTCATCCATCGCTCCCATGATTCCGATAATCATTTTCTCACCTCTATCTTGGTTACTCGTCTTCTGCCAATTCCTTTGTGCTTTGACGATACTCAATCCGATGTGGCAATAATACAATATGATCTTCAACTTGTTCGTTATTCATATACTTGGTTAGTAATCTCATAGCAACGGCCCCAATATCATACATTGGTTGGACAACTGTAGACAGACGAGGACGTACCATCTCTGCTAACCGCACATTGTCATGACCAATCACTTCCACATCTTCGGGTACAGAGTGTCCTAAATCCTGAACAGCATGAATCGCTCCTATTGCCATTTCATCGCTAGCCGCGAATACGGCTGTTGGTGGTTCTGCGAGTTTCATGAAGTCCCCCATACTTTGCAAACCTGATTCATAGCGGAATGAACCATTGGCAACCAATTGTTCATCATAAGATAGACCCGCATCCAATAACGCTTGTTTATAACCCTCAAAGCGCACCAGTCCTTCTAATGGGTATGACATTGGACCTGTAATGATTGCAATGCGTTTATGCCCACGTTTAATGAGTGCTTGAGTAGCATCATAAGCCGCTTGGAAGTGATCAATTGTCACTGCTGGTAGTTTTCCTTCTGGGTCACGAGTAGCTGCTAGAACCGTTGGAATGGAAGCCGTTTTTAATGAATGAAAATGATCTTCTTTGATCTCAGCTCCCATGAATAACAATCCATCTACTTGTTTTTCTAATAAGGTATTGATTAACTGCAATTCTTTTTCTAAACGGTGATCCGAGTTACAAAGAATAATATTGTATTTATACATGGTAGCGATATCTTCAATCCCCCGTGCTAGCTCAGAAAAGAACTGACTGGAAATATCCGGAATGATAACCCCTACTGTTGTGGTTCTCTTACTTGCTAGCCCTCTGGCTACTGCATTTGGGCGATAACCTAGGCGTTCAATAGCTGTCATCACTTTTTTACGTGTTAATGGCTTAACATTCGGATTGCCATTAACGACCCTTGATACGGTCGCCATCGATACTCCTGCTTCACGTGCTACATCATATATTGTAATTGGCATATTACGTCCACCTATCTTTTCCAGATTATACCTTTCAGTATTATTTTCATAAATTTATAGCCATATAATACGATATGATACCCATAGTTGCAACCGTTTTCTCGGTCTACATTTTTCCTATTAACGGCATGATTTCGCAGTTTTGGTCCTTTTGTCTCTTGATCTGATGGTTTCGATAGAAAAGAGTCCGAAAGAAACCACCACCTTACACGCTGCATTCTCAAGTTATGTATAACTATACTTCTAACTCACCCTACCATAAGAGAAAAGCAGACCACTCCGATGAGAGGCCTGCTACGGTTACACACAGTTCGGTTCTGCTTTTACTTCACAATAGCGATTTCTGGTTTGTAAAGACCAGAAGCATAAAGTTCATCTAGCATTTCATTGAAAGCCGGGATAGTCAGCTGTTGTTTTGCATCGGACAATGCTACATCTGGATCAGGATGAACTTCAACCATGATACCATCAGAACCTACTGCCAAACCAGCTTTCGCTGTTGGAAGCAATAGGTCTCGGCGACCAGTCGAATGGGTCACATCTACAAATACAGGTAAATGAGTCTCTTGTTTTAAGATTGGCACAGCAGAGATATCAAGGGTGTTGCGAGTCGCTTTTTCGTACGTGCGAATACCGCGTTCGCAAAGCATAACCTGCGTATTTCCTTCTGATAAAATATATTCAGCAGCGTAAATGAATTCTTCGATGGTCGCTGAAAGCCCTCGTTTTAATAGGATAGGATGGTTAGTGCGACCCGCTGCTTTTAGCAGTTCGAAGTTTTGCATGTTACGTGCGCCAATTTGAATAACATCCACATATTTTGTTGCCATTTCAAGATCAGCTGGTGTTACGATCTCGCTAATGGTCACTAAATTAAACTCATCCCCGATACGTTTCAGGATCTCTAATCCTTCCGCTCCAAGTCCTTGGAAGTCATATGGAGAAGTACGTGGCTTGTATGCTCCACCGCGAAGTACACGTAGTCCTTGTTTCACGTGATTTTCAGCCACAGCACGAACTTGATCATAGCTTTCAACCGAGCATGGTCCAGCAATCAGAACCTTCTCTTTTCCACCAAATTCCACACCTTTAATCGTAAGGACCGTATCCTCTAGTTGTTTTTTACGGCTAACTAGTAGAATTTTTTTGTCCTCGTCCTTTTGCAGGTCAAGAGAAGCGCTGAAGATTTGTTTGAATAAATGACGAATGGCTTCGTCGCTGAACGGTCCATTATTATTCTCTACAATTAGATTCAACATGTCGCGCTCACGTTCTGGATCAAAACGATTTACGCCCTGCTTGCTCTTCTCTTGGCCTAACTCTTGAACCAAAGAGGCACGCTTGTTGATTAATTCTAATAATTGCAAATTAATTGTGTCTAATTGTCGGCGAATGGCCTCAATTTGTTCATTTCTCATCTCTACTCCACCCTTCTACTTTTTCCCTTATCGTTTGCAAATCACAGTATGGTTATACATAATACGTTCTGAGTTATCTGTTATTATAGTAGATGATTAGACGTTTGACCAGCCCTTTAGTACCAAAAAGCGCGAAAGTAATTGTTACAAGCCATAATTTTTTTGAAAAAGGTTAATTTAATAGGGTTTTATTATCTTTAGAAGCTAGTATATGATAGAGAAAATACGTAAATCTTCCATTCCAGATGGGAAGGAGACAATTCATTTGTTAGAAGAACATGTAGATAAGCAAAATAACACTCTTTTTGCTTTAGATATTGGTACTCGTAGTGTAGTAGGACTCATTGTAGAACCACTTGCAGACAAAGACAAATTTCAAATTAAAGATTGTTACATTTTAGAGCATAAGGAACGCTCCATGCTAGATGGACAAATCCACGATGTTCTTGCAGTCGCTGAAGTAATAGAGAGGATCAAGCAGCATTTATCTCAAAAGCATGGTCCCTTACAAGAAGTAGCAGTGGCAGCAGCAGGACGCTCGCTGAAAACAAAGCGCGTGCGCTTCGAGCTTCCTATCTCCCATTTACCTGTGTTGACCAAAGATGATGTGCTTACTCTCGAATTTTCTGCTGTACAAAAGGCGCAAGCTGAATTAGCTCAAGAGCTGAATGAAATGGATATTACACGCTATTATTGCGTAGGGTACAGTGTGGTTAACTACCATTTAGATGAGGAAATTATCGGTAGCCTAATCGATCAACGTGGAACGAACGCTTCTGTTGATGTTATCGCAACATTTCTCCCACGTATGGTTGTGGATTCCTTGTTAGCAGCCCTCAAACGAAGTGGCCTAGAGATGAAGGCCCTTACCTTAGAGCCGATTGCTGCCATTCATGTGTTGATTCCTACCACGATGCGACGATTAAATATAGCACTAGTTGATATTGGTGCTGGTACCTCTGATATTGCTTTAACAGAAGAGGGCAGTATTACGGCTTATGGTATGGTACCAACGGCTGGGGATGAGATTACAGATGCTCTTATGAATGCATATTTACTTGATTTCCCTGTTGCAGAAGAAGTAAAGCGTCATTTACATGATCAAGAAACCGTACAATTCCACGACATTTTGGGAATCGAACATGACGTAGGTGCAGATCAAATCATTGCGGCTATTGATTCTGAAATCGAATCCCTTGCTAAACAGATTTCTCATAAAATTTTAGAACTTAATGGTAAGGCTCCTCAAGCAGTTATGTTAATTGGGGGCGGAAGCTTAACTCCGACCCTGCCAACAAAAGTAGCTCAGCACTTGGGATTGCCAGCTAACCGTGTTGCTGTTAGAGGTGCTGATGCAATCAAGCAATTTGTTGGTGAACATCCCTTGCTAAATGGGCCTGCATTTGTAACACCTGTTGGAATTGCTCTCGCTGCACATTCACAACCGATTCGTTATGTAACAGTGACTATTAATGATACTCCAGTAAGGCTCTTTGACCTTCGTAAAATGACATTAGGTGATGCACTTCTAACGGCTGGTATGGACATGAAACGCCTACATGGTCGTCCAGGTTTAGCGATGTCAGTCAATGTGAATGGACGTCTTAAAATCATTCCGGGGGAACATGGTACTTCTCCTACCATTTTAATTAATGGTCGACCAGGCTCGCTCGACTCTCTCATCTCTGATGGGGACATCATTAGCGTAGTTTCAGGTGAGGATGGTAGCGAAGCAACTGCTTTAGCACAGGATCTAATTGATTCAAGCACAGCATTGCCTCTCACAATTAATGGTGAGGAGTTTTTACAACTCCCTATTGTTTTGCATAATAGCTTAATCCTACAACACGATGCCGTGCTAACTGACCGCATGGATCTAGAGATGCGTCTGCCTAAAACCGTCGGAGAAGCTATTCAGTCTAGCAAGTTTGCCACATTGATACAGGAAGTAGCTGAAGCTCCCTTATTTACGGTTACATGCAATAAGCAACCCTATTCCCTTCCTCGCAAAGAATTACATATTCTTTTAAATGGGAAAAAAGCTACTTTGTTGGATTCTGTTTATTCACAAGATACCATCCATTGTGAGATTCACGAGTTAAAAATTCCTACTATTGGTGATTTGATAACTCCAGAGGATATGGTTCAGGAAACCGTAAATGTCTATGTAAACGACCAACTCATATCCTTAGAAACAGGTCACATGGATATACAGCTAAATGGCAGTTCCGCTACCATGCAAACGCAGCTACAACATAATGATGTTGTAACCATACACTCGGCAGTAGGAGAAGCACCTATAGTAAGTGATATATTTCGTTATATAGACATTCCCGCTCAGCCGATTGGGACCAACCAGCTACCCAATTTCATCATGAAGGTCAATCATGTTGTAGCTTCCTTCCAAACCCCTTTAGTAAGTGGGGATAAAGTAAAACTATATTGGGAGTAAAAAAAGACCCTATATTAGCTATGGGGTCTCAGGCTGTCGAGAAAGTCGACAGCCATTTTTATTTTGTTATATTTTAAGACAACACAGCGTTAATGTGCTATAATATTCTTTCATTTACATTACCGGTGGGTGATTGTCATCGATTCAACGCTTATTTACTTTCCGAAGACAATGATTTGATGATTTGGCCAAGCGTCTTTGTATCAAAATCCTTCTCTGTCATTTGGTACAATTCATAAGTAAAGCCTTGGTGCTCCCAAAGGACGATTCCATTTGCAAAATAGACTTTTGTACCATCGATGGTTTCTGTTTTGACCTCATCTGTAGTGCCGATTGCGTTTTTTCCACCACGAGAAATTAACAAGGAAATGAAGTCTCCCTCCTTTTTATACTGCACCTCAATCATTTGTTTGTCTTGGACCACGCAGTTTACGAACTGATAATGATCAGACAGCCATTGGGGTGTCGGAAAGTCAATTCCCGTAGCGGCACGTGCCTTTTCCACTGTTATTTGTGGAGGAGTTTCCCTCTGAATTTCTCTTGCTTCACTGCCTGGTTTCTTCACTTCCGCTGGGGTTACTTTCGTAGGCAGCTCTCGGTCAAATTGAGTAATCTCCATATTTCCAACTTGGAAACGTGCCAATATCGATTGGATCATCCCTTGCGCAAACGATGTAGTTGAGAAAGCACCGCATAGACAAACTATGGCAATGGCACTTACCGCAATAGACTTCCATTTAGTATTTTTCATATGGATTTCTCCCTTTTTCGTATGGTTTGGTTGGATCGTTCCGGTTTTCATTTTGAAGACTAAGCGGTTATAAATCCTCTCTTTCGAGGCGGAGTCATCTAGCTCTAAATTTGTCAGTATGTTTGTTAGGTTTCGAAATTCTTCCAAATTGTGCTTACTCCTCATACTGAAAGCCCCCTCTTTCTAATTCAGTCTGTAATTTCTTTAAACATCGGTAGAGAACGACGCCTATATTTGAACCACTGACACCAAGCAAGACTGCGATTTCCGTATTTTTCAAGCCAGCTCCGTATTTCATTGCGATGATGTTACGTTCCTTGTCACTCAGCTTAGCAAGCGCCTTGAATAAGGCTTGGTTATTGTCGCCTCGGATCACAATTTCTTCGGGAGATGATTTGGGCAGGACCATATCCAAGATAGATTCAAGTGAAAAGCTCATTTTTTTCTTCTGCGAGCGGAAGTAATCCGTCACGGCATTTCTGGCGATGGCAAACAACCATACCTCAAAGTTGGATTTATCCGGATTGAAGCTACTATATTTGGAAATTACCATCTCAAATACGTGGCTGCATATTTCTTCAGCCGTATAGTGGTTGTTGACCCGATAGCAAATATAGTGATAGACACGCATATAGTACGCATCGTATAGTTCCGCAAATCTCTCAGTCGACAGGATTTCATACTTGGGTTTGCTAGTTGGGTTCTGACTGATTCCTGTGTTCACTCGAGCAATCTCCAATCTACTTCACCTCCCTTCACTTGATGACTACCTAACAAATTGCGCAATTTGTTTTGATGAGTCTTACGATTGTTAATACGGTAAAAGGAAGATTGTATTAACACGAACTTTTTATTGTCGGAATTTTCAAACTTATTAAGCGTAAAAGACTACACGGTCTCATTATGTTATATTCATCGATTTATTTACTCTCTTTATTACTAAGAAAAACCCCAACAAATGTGGGGTTTCTCTTCAATCTGAGACCCCATAGCTAATATGGGGTCTTCTCATGTCTGCTTATTTCATAGCTTGCTCAATAGCATCCTTCGTAATCTTCCAATGAGAAGTATGCCATGATACTGCACCGTCCTCAATAAGGAAAATTTGAGGTGATTCATGTTTAATCTGAAGATGCTCGGCAATTTCATTTGAAACAGGGCGAGCTTCACGAACGAGGACTTCAGCTGCCTCTACATCGCTGTTTGCTTGCAAATACGCATGGAATTGCTCATGAGCAGACGTACTGATTGGACAAACCGTACTATGTTTAAACAGCAATAGTTTGCCTGTTTTCTTTAAGAATGCTTGCAGGTCTTCTTGGGATTGCAACTGTTGAAATGCCAAATAAGCCCACTCCTTTCTCAATACCTTAGATGATCATTATAATAAAGAGAAAGAGAGCGAAAGGCAAATTTTTTCCTATTTACATTACACTTCTATCTTAATTTGAGTCAGCTTTCTTTGGATTTCATTTATCCATTGCTGATCATTAAGTGACTTAGCCAATAAGTATAAATCAAGTAGTTCATTTACTCTTTCATCAATCTTATCTTTTAATTCCTCATCTTCACTCTGTTCAGCGATGAGGACGAGTAAATTGGCAAATTCACTGATTGCTTCAAAAGCAACCTCTTGATCTTCCGGTTGGTCCCCTAGGTTATTCATCAGTTGTTTAAGATCATCCTTGACGAGATCAACAACCGATGTACAAGCACATGCTTCATCTTTGCAGACATGAATAGGCACATTACAAATTTTCACCCGACTGCGATAGATTACACTGCGCAGCGCGATGTCCATTTCTTTGCCACATTTGCTGCAATATTTCATTTGTACTTCTTCTCCTCTCTCAAAACTGCCTTCCCTTCAGCTTTTTTATGTCTGTTTATTTGTCTTTTATCTGTGTCACCCATTTCGAGTGAAGGATATCATAATCCTGCTGAAGATCTATTGGTACATGATGGCAGTCATTGTTTAACTCTAAACGCCCAAACGCTTTCCCCATATGTAAAAGCGTATCCTCTACACATTGTAGGGGTTTCCTTTCACTTTTACATGTCATACTTTCTGTAACTAGATGAAAACTTTGGCATCCATCCACTGTTTTTGGTA
This is a stretch of genomic DNA from Brevibacillus laterosporus DSM 25. It encodes these proteins:
- the ccpA gene encoding catabolite control protein A, which encodes MPITIYDVAREAGVSMATVSRVVNGNPNVKPLTRKKVMTAIERLGYRPNAVARGLASKRTTTVGVIIPDISSQFFSELARGIEDIATMYKYNIILCNSDHRLEKELQLINTLLEKQVDGLLFMGAEIKEDHFHSLKTASIPTVLAATRDPEGKLPAVTIDHFQAAYDATQALIKRGHKRIAIITGPMSYPLEGLVRFEGYKQALLDAGLSYDEQLVANGSFRYESGLQSMGDFMKLAEPPTAVFAASDEMAIGAIHAVQDLGHSVPEDVEVIGHDNVRLAEMVRPRLSTVVQPMYDIGAVAMRLLTKYMNNEQVEDHIVLLPHRIEYRQSTKELAEDE
- a CDS encoding bifunctional 3-deoxy-7-phosphoheptulonate synthase/chorismate mutase, producing MRNEQIEAIRRQLDTINLQLLELINKRASLVQELGQEKSKQGVNRFDPERERDMLNLIVENNNGPFSDEAIRHLFKQIFSASLDLQKDEDKKILLVSRKKQLEDTVLTIKGVEFGGKEKVLIAGPCSVESYDQVRAVAENHVKQGLRVLRGGAYKPRTSPYDFQGLGAEGLEILKRIGDEFNLVTISEIVTPADLEMATKYVDVIQIGARNMQNFELLKAAGRTNHPILLKRGLSATIEEFIYAAEYILSEGNTQVMLCERGIRTYEKATRNTLDISAVPILKQETHLPVFVDVTHSTGRRDLLLPTAKAGLAVGSDGIMVEVHPDPDVALSDAKQQLTIPAFNEMLDELYASGLYKPEIAIVK
- a CDS encoding cell division protein FtsA; translated protein: MIEKIRKSSIPDGKETIHLLEEHVDKQNNTLFALDIGTRSVVGLIVEPLADKDKFQIKDCYILEHKERSMLDGQIHDVLAVAEVIERIKQHLSQKHGPLQEVAVAAAGRSLKTKRVRFELPISHLPVLTKDDVLTLEFSAVQKAQAELAQELNEMDITRYYCVGYSVVNYHLDEEIIGSLIDQRGTNASVDVIATFLPRMVVDSLLAALKRSGLEMKALTLEPIAAIHVLIPTTMRRLNIALVDIGAGTSDIALTEEGSITAYGMVPTAGDEITDALMNAYLLDFPVAEEVKRHLHDQETVQFHDILGIEHDVGADQIIAAIDSEIESLAKQISHKILELNGKAPQAVMLIGGGSLTPTLPTKVAQHLGLPANRVAVRGADAIKQFVGEHPLLNGPAFVTPVGIALAAHSQPIRYVTVTINDTPVRLFDLRKMTLGDALLTAGMDMKRLHGRPGLAMSVNVNGRLKIIPGEHGTSPTILINGRPGSLDSLISDGDIISVVSGEDGSEATALAQDLIDSSTALPLTINGEEFLQLPIVLHNSLILQHDAVLTDRMDLEMRLPKTVGEAIQSSKFATLIQEVAEAPLFTVTCNKQPYSLPRKELHILLNGKKATLLDSVYSQDTIHCEIHELKIPTIGDLITPEDMVQETVNVYVNDQLISLETGHMDIQLNGSSATMQTQLQHNDVVTIHSAVGEAPIVSDIFRYIDIPAQPIGTNQLPNFIMKVNHVVASFQTPLVSGDKVKLYWE
- a CDS encoding sigma-70 family RNA polymerase sigma factor → MEIARVNTGISQNPTSKPKYEILSTERFAELYDAYYMRVYHYICYRVNNHYTAEEICSHVFEMVISKYSSFNPDKSNFEVWLFAIARNAVTDYFRSQKKKMSFSLESILDMVLPKSSPEEIVIRGDNNQALFKALAKLSDKERNIIAMKYGAGLKNTEIAVLLGVSGSNIGVVLYRCLKKLQTELERGGFQYEE
- the ytxJ gene encoding bacillithiol system redox-active protein YtxJ: MAFQQLQSQEDLQAFLKKTGKLLLFKHSTVCPISTSAHEQFHAYLQANSDVEAAEVLVREARPVSNEIAEHLQIKHESPQIFLIEDGAVSWHTSHWKITKDAIEQAMK